The sequence below is a genomic window from Lolium perenne isolate Kyuss_39 chromosome 4, Kyuss_2.0, whole genome shotgun sequence.
AACCTGCTGTAGCAGTTCATGAACCGGCTGTGCCACACCCAGCAAACCGATATGGCCCTTTGTCTTTTCAATTGGGTGTGGCTCATCATACTCCGCAACAGCTTGCGATTGTGATAAAATGGAGAGGTATGATCAAATTGTtttttgttgcagaggctgggtgcaaTTGATATcttttaatattaatatattcactttatcgaaaaaatgatcAAATTGGTATGATTACTGTAGCACGCCAGGATCGCTCATGACATGCTGAAAGGCATTGCCGCTATTGGCCTGAGGCTAGCAGATGGTTGGAACATCGACATCCGGAATTGTCAATAGTGCACAGCCGTATATATAAATATTCCCATTGTCCATTGAGAGGGCACAGGAAAAATATACATTTGTGTTTTTTGGGGCGTAGCTAGCTCTTTGTGTTACGAAACAAATTTGCCTTGAAAATGCTATCTGGCTTTCTTCTTGCTGTATGCATGTGTGCATTTCCTCTTGAGAGAAAGAAGGTAGAGAGATGGGAAGGCATATAATATAGCATCAACAATTGGTACGAGAGCACGGTGTCATGGTCCAAGTGTATGTCGTCATCGAGCTTCACGACGGCTATGGCGTGAAGGCTATAATGAGGACAGGTGTGTCATCGGTTGCAATGTGTAGGAGAAGATGTGCCCGTGAACATGGAGCAATGCAATGGGTTGACGCTTGAGGAAAACACTGACATACTTGTGTCAATAATAGCCAGGCAAAACCTTATGGGTGCATATGCGGAAAAAAAATTATGTATGAGAAATACATACATGGCGGTAATGTGATACAAAGTCTACGATATGATTGTGAATGAAGCGCAAGACAAATGTGttgcagattttttttttgtactGGAATATGTTGCATAAATTTAGAGAGGGAGAGATACGCCTCTTAAAAGTTTGTTCTACCCAAGCACGTTCATCTGATCCAACAATTCCAGAATCTACTCAATATGGACTTAGCATTGGAATGACGATCAAATGGACAGCATTTCCCTCAAGGACAACCAGAAGCATCTGCCATGGTCGCTTGCACAGAAGGAGCTTCCCAATGATGACAAAAATCTGCAAGTTACACAATCACCGCTATTATTAGTTTAACTGAATTTCAAATTTTGCAGGAAAATGCTCGAATTTGGTTGCCATGCCTGGTCATTTTGTTGATCACTTCAATCCAACTTAATTCGGGGACCTTGTTGGCTCACATCAGGATATACCAGTCTATCACTTCCTGCAGAAACATGCAAAACCAACAATATACAAATTTGTTTAGACCAACTTGGTCTGCCAAAGTATTACAGATTCTAGTTAGATCGAGCCAGCTCTAtttgtgttttatcctcttataatTAATATTCACTTGGTGAGGAATTGCAAACAGTTAGTATTAATAATTCGGGCAGCTTTAATCCAGATGCAGATGAAGGGAAGTTAAAGAGGAGGCATCGTCGTATTCCTGAGGCTCTAAAACATGGAAGTTTCTTAAGAGTGTGCTACGGTTTTCCTAGTGCCAAATAGACTTTCCATTGCACCTTTAATAGCTATTGTTTATGTTTGTCCAGAATTTGGAACAGACGTGCCAAATTACGGAGTCACTGCAGAAATTGCGCAAATGGTGCAACATGTTCATTCACATTTCCTTCCTTTTATAGTGTCCATCAGGTGTGTGCTTCTTCTTGTACTGATCTATAGCAACTTGCAATGGAATTTTTTTGGTAAATCACCAAAGGGAACCTTAATTCTTTTATTACTGTCCAAAAACTAGTATAACTTAGGATTGCCAAGATGAGCCTACATGATCAAATAAATTTTGTGAAAAGAAAAAAACTGAACGACCTTGCTTCCAAGAGCCCAAACCGAGCACAATAAGCACAAAAGAGAGGAAAACAACGAAAAACACACAAGCTGTGCTCAGCCTCAAAAGTAACAGCACACCCCAAACAACTAGCCGCTGGCTCTTGCCGGCAACGGCACATGTACGATGCATGTAATCCTGAACAATGAGCTTGTTTCTTAGATTGAATTGAAAGATTGTGTTTTGGTAAATGTGCCTTGGTCTTTTACTGATGAAGGAATCGGAAAGCTATTTATTTAATACACGTAAGCTGTGCTTGCCAGCAACTGCAATGAACTAAACATGCAGCCAAGGCAAAGCCAGCAATGCCGAGCTAGCTGGTTTAGCTGAGCTACAACCCAGCTAAGCAAGGGAACCAAACGCACCATTATTTATCTAGCTAATTAACTATCATACTAACAAGCATCACAAATACTTCAGCGTGCGCGGATGTTTAGCATGGACATATCTCATGTACTGATGTACATTTTGTCAAACAATCAAAAATAGTGAATTTAAGAATACTGACCTGTTGTGTTGTTCAAAAATAAAATGACGTGCATTGGTTCATTGCTCCGGGGAAAGTTGACGCAAAGCGGGGTTGGTTGCCCGTGGCGGCCAGCACGAATGCAGAGAGTGGTCGGTAGGGCAACCAAATGGCTAAGATCCTTCTCTAGGTTAGAGAGATCCCTGCCATCAAACAGATATTTTCCCCAATATGCATCATTTATATTACCAGCGCAGTCTGCGAGAACCCAATTAACCTCCCGCTCTGAGGACCACAACCGTTGGAGATTGGCGAGGATCTTCACCCACTTGGACTTTGTCTGCATATGATTATCAGTAAGAACTAATATTTGATCATTATCTAATGAAAAAAAAGAGACAGGCAACTCACATCAATCATAAGTCGCGGCCTACTGAGTCTCGGGCGTACGTCCACCTTCCAAAGTCGTGTCATGGAAGAACTACGAGGTGTGGAGTAATACTCAAGATAACACCCAGTAGCAGACATCAACGTGATCATGCCATCACTTTTGAAGACCTGCCACATGATATCCTTGAGCATTGGCTCGTCGAAGTCGCGTTGTGCGGCGACCACCTGtagacatgggaaagagcaagaaGGTGTGTCAGTTGCCCCAAGGTAACGGCCGTATGCTCCGCGAAGGAGTATAAAAGGCGTGACGCGGCCTTGGCCATCGGTCCATGGGCGCCGCTCCACCGCCCACACTGCGTTGTACGACACTTGGCAGACATCGAGACAGACAGAACGGCCATCATCCGCAGCGTGGACATATGCGTCGTCCAACATGGTACTTAACCGCAGAAACTCCACGTCTGGATCCATTGCTGGCAACTGGTCAAACAAACAATGGAAATCAGCAAGCAACCAACCAGCAAAGAAAAATTGAACAAAAAGCTCCATATGTCTTtccccctacaatggcatgtctccTATAGACATATTTGCATTTTCTAACGACATAAAAGCAAAACAATATGGAATCTATGTGTCTCTATCTTTATTTTATCTTCGACATTTCTTTCCCTTTATCCGTTATACAAACAAAAACTAAGAAAAAATTGGAGGACAAAAACTTTGAGCCAAGTAGTATTGCATATCGTGTTGAAGAAAGATTTCATGAACATACATGGATCAAAGTATCAAACTAATAGATCCATCTTTTACATCTCGGACAAAAAAATAGAGAATCAAGGATTTTTGTTTGATGTTATTTGTACTTTCTGGAGAAAAAAAGATTTGAGAAATATTTCCTGTGCTACTCATGATTTGCAACCGTGTCTTCCATAGTTCCACATAGTatcattccaaaaaaaaaaaaaaaagttccaCATAGTATCCTCCCAATATAATCTCATGTCAAGGTCATCTAACAGATACGATATACTATCTACTATCAGAGTCAGGGGAATAAAATAATAAATGCAACTCCACACCAGTCAGGGGAGTACATCCTTTAACACATTTATTTACAAGGAGATGTAGGTCCACATAGTGTCCTGAAGAGTAGAAGACCACCTCAACATCTCAATCACATGACGAAGACAGAGATGGTATCTAGGAGACTAGGGGGCTTTACCTGAGCTGAGGACGTAGAAGAGGAGCGGCGGCGTGACCTTGACGAAGGGAGGTAGTCGAACTGCCACCGCACGGTCACGTCGTCCCTGCCGAGCCGCACGACAGCGCGCGGCGGAGGAGGTAGCGGGGGAGAAGGAGGTGACGCTTCAGAGCTTCGGGAGCTGAGGGAGGCCGGCGACCTGCGCGCAACCGCACCAGCAAACCCAAGCGCGGCTAGGGTTACACGCTCGGTCGCGGCGGGGACAAAACGGCGTGGAGGCGGATGCGAATCGGGGGTAAGAACGAGCAGACAGGACTTAGAGCGGGCGGCACGAtatgccggagttggccggaatcACGCGGCGGTTGCAACAGACGAGCAACGGGATCGATAGGAACAGAGGAACGTCCGCtctgtttctttttccttttttgagGGATCCGTTCTGTACTTCTTTTGTGTCCGGGCTAGACTGTTTCGGCTCTTTTCGTAGACGACTCGGCCTGCTGCACCTATGCAATCTTTGTAACAACAAATCTACTAGATTTTCGTACCAAAGCTAGAGACCAACCTGGTAGCCGCCGCCTCTTGAGAAAAAGCCCTAGCCGCCCTAACTCAGCCTCCTCCATAGATCGGTTTCCCCTTCTCCGGCCGGCTTTGCCGGCGTCGGGAGGAGTGGGGAATCCGATCTATGAGTGGAGTTTTCAATAAAAGTAGTCTTTTCAGTAATCTATGTTAGGTTTTTGGTAGCCgttttcttgttggtttccccgcaatggagatggcatcgtcttaAATAAGTGATCCTCGGCCTTTCGTTCGacgacgagatctccttcccgacgTTAATGGTGGTGCTGAAAGATTACAATTATCTAGGTATGGGTGTTCAGATCTTACTTCGCCAGATCGATCTTGGATCTTTTCTCAtggttgccgcgaggaggattatcctcgcagtttttgtcccggttgctacgtcctcgacaatggtgattcgtactctcggctctccatcaacGTCGACAAGGCAGATCGGTTTTTATTCCCTgagatactggtgttggtactcttgccgatgttgattgactactttaatggttacgcgcgtgcacgcagccttggcattgcggctcaaattaaaattatgggagaaccttcgttggtatttacaggtctatggtttgttatctatctttggctgccttcagaaaaatacaagattatgtcttggaagaaaaaagagtttgaagaccttgaagatttgctagtatcttttagactttattttgtaatcactCGAGATAGctcgtgtatctctaccatgtactatttgttattatgaatatatgtggtattgattgtcgaaAAAAAATCTACTAGATTTTTTTTACAGTGATCTACTAGATTTTTTCTTTTATAGTTAAGCAGTCGCCGACCTTCGACAATAAGAGTACGGAGAAACCCAACGTTTTAGGCTCCGGTCCCCAATTTAGCTTGGCCTAGGGCTAAGAACAACTCTAGCAGACCCCTATCGAGCCCCCAAATAGCTGCtattttagggttttagaggggaAAAAAGTTGGTCCAGATACCATATTGAGCCTCCATCCGGAAAAAAAATTCCAGTCTATCCAGTTTCACGTCGCGGAAACCTCAACTACTGAGTTTCGCGAGACCTTCTGACTGCGAACCCTATCCCCACTTCCCTGTTGGCGCGAAGGAAATTTCAGCCCAGCGTCATCGTACGGGCGCCGGAGTCGGCCAAAATTCGTCGGAATCCTGCCAAAATTGGACGCGGTGATGGAGGGGATGGAGCTCGCCGGTGGTTGACCTCCACTTGTGTCCGGCGCCGGGAGCAGGTTGAGCTCGCCGGGAAGGTCCCGAGAAAGCAGCGGGTGAGGGCAGGGCGGAGCAGCCGGACGGCGGGCGTGTGGCGCGCGGCCGAGCGGATGGGGGCAGGCGGCACGCAGCCGGCGGGAGGCTGAAGAAAGGAAgaggaaaaaataaaataaaaaggttgACTATGGGCGAGGGACAGGGAATATGCTGTTTTGGGACCCCTTTTGTGGTGTCTGATCTATGCGGTGTTTTTTCAGCCTGCAAATAGCGTGTGGGATACCCTCCATCAGTGTATTTGGGATTTGTAGTTTGCGGTGTCTGCTAGAGTTGCTCTAACCCCGCGGTAAGTAAAGAAATAACCTCTCGGTCCATGGTTGGAAGGGCATTGACACCTCCATCCTATCAGAATTCAAACCCCAAGTTTGTCTCTTTGATGTGTTATTAAAAGAAGGAATATTTTTCAGCGAGAGACGATGTTCCCGTCGATAGCGAGGTGTTCATGGTAACTTCGTCAATGTCAAGACATGTTGGATCAGTCTCTTAGAGGTGCTCATAGGGTATGGTGTGCATGCGTGTGTTTATAGGGATGAGTGTATGCACGTATTAATGAGCGTCTGACTCtttactgtgtttcgcaaaaaaaaataaGTTTCGGTTTTAAGATATCTCCAGCTGCCTGACGAAAACGGATCGACGTGGTCCGTTTACGCTCGTTTATGTCCCCCTCTTCTACCCTAGGGACTGCCCGGCAATGGCACAGAAGCCAGCAAGCACCAACTTGCTCCCTTCCCTCCGTAACACAATCTTGCTGCCATGTCGACGCCTGTCCTAACCCTCAACATTGCCAGCGTCATCTGTTGGGCCCGCTGCTCGCTGGGGCCACAAATCGTGTAGGCGTCCTCACACACAAGCGAAGGGTCTGGGGAAGCTAGGGAGAACTTACTAGGTGACCACCTAGGAATTCTCATGAGTCCCAAAGGACATCTCTATAGTTGGTATAAGGTTTGGGTTCTTTACTAGAAGGACCCCGCGCGTCTTGCCGCGCCGATTTGTCCTTTAACGTGTAAACCATCTTTTTTTTTGTTACACTGTACATTGTTCTAAGAAATTCAATAGTTCAAATACCAAAAAGAGTTTCAATCGCTTAATAACCTCTACTTTTGTTATAACTTATATTATCGAAGAATTTTAATATTGCCACAAACAAAATTCCATTTTCTAGAATAGTAAAGAGAACAAAATAGCTTGGCGAACTCAGAGGACAAAACTATACATTAAAAAGAAAATATGCCCTATTGGCTGTGGACCCCATTGTATATTGTtctaagaaattcaacatgacaatATAACATAAAAATACAATAGTTTCGCTATCACATGATGAAATCCATTTCACAAAACAGCAAAGTTCCCAGAATCACTTTGGAAACTCGAGAGGACACAACTAAACtatataaaaaaaagagagaaagatgTACCTATTAAACATGAGAATTGTGAAAATGCTTGGTCACAATATTTATGCAGAGGAAGGCCGAATTAAAATCTTCCAAAATAAAGAAATACCATGTTCTTTAGGGAAAATAGGTACTTCTATTCACAATGTGAGCTTGTGCTAACACATCTTTGAAATAAGTTGGAATATCGGACTCTTCGTATCCTATCTGGTGGAAATGTGAGACACTATCAGTTTGCATTCCATCGCACCCTAAATATTGTCTGCTATGAAGAGATCAGAGAGCTTAGATGAGAAATACATGTCTAGCAATTCTGTAGAGAAGAATTTGTGATACAAAATGCTAATCATCCTGAATGTATGTCTGTATCATGAATTACCAAATTTTGTTGGGCAAAGACCATTGTTGCATCATGCTAAATTGCAAATAAAATGTTTCCAGATACATAGATAAGAAAAGTGTTTTATAACCatggattttttttttctattttggaAGTCAACATTATTTTAGTGAAAAATGGACAATATGCTAGCAttgattcagtttggacaaccaTTGATCCAGCAACAGATAATCAATTGAGAACAAAACCAATTTGGTACCATTGACAATACTTCGTGCCGGTTTGCTGCTCGACTAAATCTCTTATTCCAATAAActataaaaaaaaatcaagggaAGCCAAAAGTCAAGTACTATAATTGTGCTGTGTGTGGATCAATAAAGAGGCTATGAGTCGGTGTAGTACAAAACTCTTCCAAGAAGCGTTTCTGAACTACCCAGATCTAGTAAGAaaataacaaaaaaaaatcacCTATACAGGGATCTGCATttgcagacaaaaaaaactatacaacaacaaaatttcatCAATGCTCGTCAGAAAAGAATTCATGATTTCCCACCTGCCCTAAATAACAATGGATCTCTACTCAGATTTCCTAAAATTTGTTATATTTCCGGTAACGGGAAAAGTGAACCATGAGTAGAGATACAGCATTGTTATACTTACATGATTGCAGGCTCTGAGTTGAATCTGCAACAACAGCTTCGCTTCCACTGGCATCTATACCTAAACTGTACTGTTAATCCGAGGATATTAGATTACACAAACATGCATCCACATAATAATTACTATTTTCAGACTGTAGATATGTCATTTTCATACATCCCAGCCGATAGACATATAAGTTTGCAGATAACCTCTGGTGTGTGTGTTACAAAGTACATGCATATATAGATCTAAATATACTACTGCAGCAATAAGAACAGCTGGCCCGAAAAAACTGAAGAAAGGTAACTACGCACATACACATGCATAGAACTGAATTTTTTAAAAGGAGTTCAAAATTAGTTAATGACCCCACGATGTTTTTCTAATTGCACTACAATTCTTAAATGCGCATAAACAGTTTAAAACAAGTGAACAATATTTATATACTGCATAAATAATAGAAATATAGAAGTGTCATAATTTGGATGCACTTTCCACTAAGATATTGGAGATCAGGTAACTATCTTGACCAGACTAAAGGTAGAAACTTTTAACAAAATCAAATATCTGTGGCATCTTCATCAATATGGCATA
It includes:
- the LOC127348466 gene encoding uncharacterized protein, translated to MDPDVEFLRLSTMLDDAYVHAADDGRSVCLDVCQVSYNAVWAVERRPWTDGQGRVTPFILLRGAYGRYLGATDTPSCSFPCLQVVAAQRDFDEPMLKDIMWQVFKSDGMITLMSATGCYLEYYSTPRSSSMTRLWKVDVRPRLSRPRLMIDTKSKWVKILANLQRLWSSEREVNWVLADCAGNINDAYWGKYLFDGRDLSNLEKDLSHLVALPTTLCIRAGRHGQPTPLCVNFPRSNEPMHVILFLNNTTGSDRLVYPDVSQQGPRIKLD